The DNA region TCATCAATCCGGCCGGGCTGATCTTTGCCGGCCAGCGCATCGACAGCCCCTCGCCCGCCTGGCAGATGCCACAAGGCGGAATCGACGAAGGCGAAAAGCCCCGCAAGGCCGCCCTTCGTGAACTGGTCGAGGAGACCGGCGTCACCAAGGACAAGGTCGAATTCCTCGAAAAAACCAAGGGCTGGGTGACCTACGACCTCCCGCCCGAACTTCTGGGAAAGGTCTGGGGCGGCAAATTCCGCGGCCAGCGGCAGAAGTGGTTCCTCTACCGCTTCACCGGCGCCGACAGCGACGTGAAGATCGCCACCGAACATCCCGAGTTCTCGTCCTGGAAATGGATCGCGGCTGACGAGATG from Neotabrizicola shimadae includes:
- a CDS encoding RNA pyrophosphohydrolase, giving the protein MTPDPQALPYRPGVGIVLINPAGLIFAGQRIDSPSPAWQMPQGGIDEGEKPRKAALRELVEETGVTKDKVEFLEKTKGWVTYDLPPELLGKVWGGKFRGQRQKWFLYRFTGADSDVKIATEHPEFSSWKWIAADEMLASIVPFKRALYDRVVAAFRPWLA